The Chryseobacterium nakagawai genome has a segment encoding these proteins:
- a CDS encoding toxin-antitoxin system YwqK family antitoxin produces MKFKKYSLLLLFTTSLAAAQNYYDYDSEVISYTVLSKEITKAYEEAFFKDKMFTPEDFLTDLNNIEKDYPGLKEDLDKSDKIEVNTVLYKNFYSTTPFKNKMIDGIKKIYYPGGMLFQEIPYKNGKLDGVYKVYSQSGKLYSEVPYKNHLKNGIKKVYFTDPKERYEAKEYIIQGSYNKGKLIGPVSISNDNLSITYPSDFKKGQVLLAYNGTPLVDYNIIERDIKNGPYTVYSVDTPTDVKNEPEKKTEKKKPQRVKRFFATYFNNQFNGYVEKYNKNGELLSKNLFSFGKPVGTHKNYYDVGKIKSEEYYDNTGKKTGTWKTYYPSGELVNVTNYKDDQLHGAKELYQNNLLKTQENFDHGKRISNKYYDDKGNLQSEAYYENDKFIKEIIYFPDGKTQSVQNVNLDKTYYDKDGKVVHVDHYKDGHRIGIHKYFNYEKDGTPFVYSETEYDENGKKIRSVWYEKKSTNEVSWKDEKMHGKSTYTSNDGTQKIKYYFEGKEVTEKEFKNLYEEENKRTK; encoded by the coding sequence ATGAAATTCAAGAAATACAGTCTGCTTCTTCTTTTTACCACAAGCCTTGCAGCAGCCCAGAATTACTATGATTATGATTCAGAAGTAATTTCCTATACGGTTCTCAGCAAGGAAATAACCAAAGCCTATGAAGAAGCCTTCTTTAAAGATAAAATGTTCACTCCGGAAGACTTTCTAACGGACCTCAACAATATTGAAAAAGATTACCCCGGGTTGAAGGAGGATCTTGACAAATCTGATAAGATTGAAGTAAATACCGTCTTATACAAAAACTTTTATTCCACTACTCCTTTCAAAAACAAAATGATTGATGGAATAAAGAAAATCTATTATCCAGGGGGAATGCTTTTTCAGGAAATCCCATATAAAAACGGTAAGCTTGATGGAGTCTATAAAGTGTACAGCCAGTCCGGAAAACTCTATTCCGAAGTTCCCTACAAGAACCATCTGAAAAACGGAATCAAGAAAGTATACTTTACAGATCCTAAAGAACGTTATGAGGCAAAAGAATATATCATTCAAGGTTCTTATAACAAGGGTAAGCTTATTGGTCCTGTATCTATCTCCAATGATAACCTTAGCATTACCTATCCTTCTGATTTCAAGAAAGGACAGGTGTTGCTTGCATACAATGGAACTCCTCTTGTAGATTACAATATTATTGAAAGGGATATCAAAAACGGGCCTTATACGGTATACAGCGTTGATACTCCTACGGATGTCAAGAATGAGCCAGAGAAGAAAACGGAGAAGAAAAAGCCACAGCGTGTCAAAAGATTCTTCGCCACTTATTTCAACAATCAATTCAATGGCTATGTAGAAAAATACAATAAGAATGGGGAACTTCTTTCCAAGAATCTCTTCAGCTTTGGGAAACCAGTAGGAACCCATAAGAATTATTACGATGTTGGAAAGATAAAATCTGAGGAATATTACGATAACACTGGAAAGAAAACAGGAACCTGGAAGACTTATTATCCTAGCGGAGAACTCGTGAATGTTACCAATTATAAAGATGATCAACTGCATGGAGCTAAGGAGCTCTATCAGAATAATCTTCTAAAGACACAGGAAAACTTTGATCATGGAAAAAGAATTTCCAACAAATATTATGATGACAAAGGAAACCTTCAAAGCGAAGCCTATTATGAGAATGATAAATTCATCAAGGAAATCATTTATTTTCCTGATGGCAAGACACAATCTGTACAAAATGTAAATCTTGATAAGACTTATTATGACAAAGATGGTAAGGTCGTCCATGTAGATCATTACAAGGATGGTCATCGAATAGGAATTCATAAATACTTCAATTATGAAAAGGATGGTACCCCTTTTGTCTATTCAGAAACGGAATATGATGAAAACGGAAAAAAGATACGATCCGTTTGGTATGAGAAGAAAAGTACCAACGAGGTAAGCTGGAAGGATGAAAAAATGCACGGAAAATCCACTTACACAAGCAATGACGGCACCCAAAAGATCAAGTATTACTTTGAAGGAAAGGAAGTCACTGAAAAAGAATTCAAAAACCTTTATGAAGAAGAAAATAAGAGGACAAAATAA
- a CDS encoding WG repeat-containing protein — translation MKFIFSRKFTFFSLSLLSISAYAQELYIPYRDGNLWGISNYAGGEIIAPKFDSLQFNEQDDYDFNLLHTFKAGKKGMLLSGKEILLPEFKNIFPTYKGFIIAEYDNDKKSRVILDKDGTKITENPVISMWIGERFGPNLIFHVLNENMKEDFFIWDPKEHKISQYVFKDYYSISVTENRDEYELEIRYRKNETDPLSEVKMTIRDNKLEPVTSKNFNERIVKNTNRNRDYFGSSNQETIKQPTAVYEVYRDYDEGVRSPSYSPPPPPPSSGKTVSNDPGYREVKKQPIYVGVSYSIENDFPYVTYHYNHEKNEKVTKRLKLPKGAKDIKIANMSGSPQKKEGDTIYTYTNYITFTHKDKNQILISEKKPTEFETIKVISPGYDSQYSGQIFLLGNKKNGKMKYKLINNLQQMIFPDEFDDIILNDPFYGNNYNNWTVIKDGKYGVVIPQGKYILQPVYDEIVNKKVTYGSGSFLQIKKDGKYGFLKPVIPNGSIENNLVEPVFSYPIRNILMSYPYRSSQYTSAGTPQGTMIITLQDEKGKLLGFANKQGQLYFKN, via the coding sequence ATGAAATTCATATTTTCAAGAAAATTTACTTTTTTTTCACTCTCTCTTTTAAGCATTTCAGCCTATGCACAGGAGCTGTATATTCCATACAGGGATGGAAATCTATGGGGAATATCCAATTATGCCGGCGGTGAAATCATTGCCCCAAAATTTGATTCTCTTCAGTTCAATGAGCAGGATGATTATGACTTCAACCTTCTTCATACTTTCAAAGCTGGAAAAAAAGGAATGCTATTGAGCGGAAAAGAAATACTCCTTCCTGAATTCAAAAATATCTTTCCTACCTATAAAGGTTTCATCATTGCTGAATATGACAATGATAAAAAAAGCAGGGTCATTTTGGATAAAGATGGTACAAAGATTACCGAAAACCCTGTAATTTCTATGTGGATTGGAGAGAGATTTGGTCCCAACCTTATCTTCCATGTATTGAATGAAAACATGAAGGAAGATTTTTTCATCTGGGACCCGAAGGAACATAAGATTTCCCAGTATGTATTTAAGGATTACTATTCCATTTCCGTGACGGAAAATAGGGATGAGTATGAGCTTGAAATCAGATACCGAAAGAATGAAACCGATCCATTGTCTGAAGTAAAGATGACGATCCGTGATAATAAGCTGGAGCCAGTTACTTCTAAGAACTTCAATGAAAGAATTGTAAAGAATACTAATCGTAATAGGGATTATTTTGGAAGTTCAAATCAGGAAACCATAAAGCAACCAACTGCCGTTTATGAAGTATACAGGGATTATGATGAAGGCGTAAGGAGCCCGTCTTATAGTCCACCGCCTCCACCGCCCTCATCAGGAAAAACAGTTTCCAATGATCCAGGATATCGGGAAGTAAAGAAACAGCCTATATATGTAGGGGTTTCGTATTCCATAGAGAATGACTTTCCGTATGTTACCTATCATTATAACCATGAAAAAAATGAGAAGGTAACCAAGAGATTAAAACTTCCAAAGGGCGCAAAGGACATCAAGATTGCAAATATGAGTGGTTCACCACAGAAGAAAGAAGGTGATACCATCTATACCTATACCAACTATATTACTTTCACCCATAAAGATAAGAACCAAATTCTTATCAGTGAGAAGAAGCCTACAGAATTTGAAACAATCAAAGTGATAAGTCCGGGATATGATTCCCAATATAGTGGGCAAATCTTCCTGTTGGGTAACAAGAAGAATGGAAAGATGAAGTACAAGTTGATCAATAATCTACAGCAGATGATTTTTCCTGATGAATTTGATGACATTATCCTCAACGACCCTTTCTATGGCAATAATTATAACAACTGGACCGTCATTAAGGATGGAAAATATGGGGTTGTCATTCCTCAGGGTAAATACATCCTCCAGCCTGTATATGATGAAATCGTCAATAAAAAGGTAACCTATGGGTCGGGAAGCTTTCTTCAAATCAAAAAAGATGGAAAATATGGATTCCTGAAACCTGTTATCCCTAACGGCAGCATTGAAAATAATTTAGTTGAACCTGTCTTTTCATATCCCATCCGTAATATTCTGATGAGCTATCCATATCGCAGCAGCCAATATACTTCTGCCGGAACTCCTCAAGGAACAATGATAATCACTCTGCAAGATGAAAAAGGAAAATTATTGGGCTTCGCCAACAAACAAGGTCAACTTTATTTTAAAAACTAA
- a CDS encoding nucleotidyltransferase domain-containing protein: MTIQDLKTNNLLLFEAISGSRAFGLATETSDTDIRGVYYLPKEDFFGLNYIPQISNETNDITYYEIGRFVELLQKNNPNILEVLASPEDCILYKDPLMDLLKPEDFLSKLCKDTFAGYAISQIKKAKGLNKKILNPIDKERKSILDFCFILDGQGSLPLKKWLSENGKVQEKCGLTAIDHTKGMFALFYDDSQILDYKGIIQHEEANQVSVSSVPKDEKHDAYLFCNLDAYSTYCKDYREYWKWVEERNEDRYNVNQTHGQNYDSKNMMHTIRLLQSCEQIFRTQSLQTRVENRDELLDIKAGNWSYEAVMNKAEDLIQSIEEQHTISDLPEYPDTEKSMKILVNIREALYL; this comes from the coding sequence ATGACCATCCAAGACCTAAAAACCAACAACCTCCTCCTCTTCGAAGCCATCTCCGGAAGCCGGGCTTTCGGGCTGGCAACGGAAACTTCGGATACGGATATCCGCGGAGTGTACTACTTACCAAAGGAAGATTTCTTCGGGCTGAACTACATTCCGCAGATTTCCAATGAGACGAATGATATTACTTATTATGAGATCGGAAGGTTTGTGGAACTGTTGCAAAAGAATAACCCTAATATTCTGGAGGTTTTGGCAAGTCCTGAGGATTGCATTCTTTATAAAGATCCGTTGATGGATCTGCTTAAACCTGAGGATTTTCTCTCTAAATTATGTAAGGACACCTTTGCCGGATATGCCATTTCCCAGATTAAAAAAGCGAAAGGTCTTAACAAAAAGATACTGAACCCTATTGACAAAGAAAGAAAATCCATTCTTGATTTCTGCTTTATTCTTGACGGACAAGGTTCTCTTCCTTTGAAAAAATGGTTGTCGGAAAACGGAAAAGTTCAGGAAAAATGTGGGTTAACAGCTATTGACCACACCAAAGGAATGTTTGCGTTATTTTATGATGACTCTCAAATATTGGATTATAAAGGAATTATCCAGCATGAAGAAGCGAATCAGGTTTCAGTATCTTCTGTTCCCAAGGATGAAAAGCATGATGCTTATCTGTTTTGTAACCTGGATGCTTACTCTACGTACTGCAAAGACTATAGAGAATATTGGAAGTGGGTAGAAGAACGCAATGAAGACCGATACAATGTTAATCAAACGCATGGGCAGAACTACGACAGCAAAAATATGATGCACACCATCCGTTTATTGCAGTCATGTGAACAGATTTTTAGAACCCAATCTCTTCAAACCCGTGTAGAGAACCGGGATGAATTGCTGGATATCAAAGCCGGAAATTGGTCGTATGAAGCAGTAATGAATAAAGCGGAAGATCTGATACAATCTATTGAGGAACAGCATACTATTTCTGACCTTCCGGAATATCCGGATACAGAAAAATCTATGAAGATTTTGGTTAACATTCGCGAAGCTCTTTATCTTTAG
- a CDS encoding ATP-grasp domain-containing protein, with product MKNIIALSPMYTEDSNNLKKASINSPYELSRFNAKWNVPEEFRADVIAVYGEDIYSEIVAEQCNLTLTKPKDDWLAGISEEFVKRKITYGQLRDFLQEKDIFIKCSDFKSFKAGVYHKLTDIKGFDTVDLHSTVFTSEVVEWELEVRCFVLNNEIKTYSSYWRNNRFDTSSLSETEEHNMFEFFNEFIQKYSPTLPKAVVLDFGIITGKGWALIEANPAWCSGLYACDAEKALEVVVNSCVKY from the coding sequence ATGAAAAATATAATTGCACTCTCTCCTATGTATACGGAAGATAGTAACAATCTCAAAAAAGCATCCATCAATTCACCTTACGAACTGAGCCGTTTCAATGCAAAATGGAATGTCCCTGAGGAATTTCGTGCCGATGTAATTGCAGTCTATGGTGAAGATATTTATTCCGAAATTGTTGCTGAACAATGTAATCTGACTTTAACAAAACCAAAGGATGATTGGCTTGCTGGTATCTCAGAAGAATTTGTCAAACGTAAAATTACCTATGGACAATTAAGAGACTTTCTACAAGAAAAAGATATTTTCATTAAATGTTCTGACTTTAAAAGTTTTAAAGCAGGGGTTTATCATAAGCTGACGGATATCAAAGGTTTTGACACTGTAGATTTGCATTCTACAGTTTTCACCTCAGAAGTAGTAGAATGGGAACTTGAAGTAAGATGCTTTGTACTTAATAATGAAATAAAAACATATTCTTCTTATTGGAGAAACAATAGATTTGATACAAGTTCATTATCTGAAACTGAAGAACATAATATGTTTGAATTTTTTAATGAGTTTATTCAGAAATACTCTCCTACTTTGCCTAAGGCTGTAGTACTGGATTTCGGAATTATCACAGGAAAAGGCTGGGCATTAATTGAAGCTAATCCAGCCTGGTGTTCAGGATTATATGCCTGTGATGCAGAAAAAGCACTGGAAGTTGTTGTCAATAGTTGTGTTAAATACTAA
- a CDS encoding nucleotidyltransferase domain-containing protein gives MTPKILEKIKEVEATRGVKVLLAVESGSRAWGFASPDSDYDIRFIYRHEKDWYLSPWDKDETIEFMTEDDLDGSGWDLRKTFHLLLKSNAALLSWFYSPIVYTENTKFVELFKPLADACFSPVAVSYHYLSMSKKYLEACRADEVKLKSYFYCLRTTLTGKWIVEKGTVPPVLFSELLVLVDDNTRTKIENLVALKATKGEAYYHPNDWELFEFLEKTIAENEEKSKDLKGGNADKKEMERVFREILNL, from the coding sequence ATGACACCAAAAATACTAGAAAAAATAAAAGAAGTGGAAGCAACACGAGGGGTAAAAGTCCTTCTTGCCGTTGAATCTGGAAGCAGAGCGTGGGGTTTTGCCTCTCCGGACAGTGATTATGATATACGTTTTATATACCGCCATGAAAAAGACTGGTATCTTTCACCTTGGGATAAGGATGAAACGATAGAATTTATGACAGAAGATGATCTGGATGGTTCCGGATGGGATCTTAGGAAGACCTTTCATCTTCTGCTGAAATCAAATGCTGCTTTATTAAGTTGGTTCTACTCTCCAATCGTTTATACAGAAAATACAAAGTTTGTAGAGCTCTTCAAACCATTAGCTGATGCTTGCTTTTCACCGGTAGCGGTTTCTTATCATTACTTAAGCATGAGCAAAAAATACCTGGAAGCCTGCAGAGCTGATGAAGTAAAATTAAAAAGCTATTTTTATTGCCTACGAACTACATTGACTGGAAAATGGATCGTAGAAAAAGGAACAGTCCCGCCAGTATTGTTCAGCGAGCTGCTTGTTTTAGTAGATGACAATACCAGAACAAAAATAGAAAATCTTGTAGCCCTAAAAGCAACGAAAGGAGAAGCATATTATCATCCGAATGATTGGGAATTATTTGAGTTTTTAGAGAAAACGATAGCTGAGAATGAGGAAAAGTCTAAGGATTTGAAAGGTGGAAATGCTGATAAGAAGGAGATGGAGAGGGTTTTTAGGGAAATATTAAACCTTTAA
- the cobT gene encoding nicotinate-nucleotide--dimethylbenzimidazole phosphoribosyltransferase, with translation MLTTELQHKIDFKTKPLGALGHLEYLAHKIGMVQNTTSPQLTNPHLVVFAADHGIAKAGVSAYPQEVTCQMVMNFLGGGAAINVFCKQHDIEIKIVDAGVNFDFPEGLELIDHKVRKSSRNILEEPAMTSEEYQQALQNGSVIVAKIAKTGCNIIGFGEMGIGNTSASSLMMSQLFDLPIVSCIGRGTGLNDDQFLNKINILSAAIEKYPDSRTPDEIAQTFGGLEMVQMVGAMEEAFHQNMLIMVDGFIATVAVATAWRKNPDILNNCIFCHVSDENAHLQLLELLGQKALLNLNLRLGEGTGCALAYPIIQSAVNFLNEMSSFEDAHVSNKE, from the coding sequence ATGTTGACAACCGAACTACAGCATAAAATTGATTTCAAGACCAAACCTTTAGGTGCATTAGGACATCTGGAATACCTTGCCCACAAAATAGGAATGGTTCAAAATACCACGTCGCCTCAACTTACAAATCCTCATCTGGTGGTTTTTGCAGCAGATCATGGAATTGCAAAGGCAGGTGTAAGTGCCTATCCACAAGAAGTTACGTGTCAGATGGTGATGAATTTCTTAGGCGGTGGAGCAGCGATCAATGTCTTTTGTAAACAACATGATATTGAAATCAAGATTGTAGATGCAGGAGTCAATTTTGATTTTCCGGAAGGATTGGAGTTAATCGATCATAAAGTCAGAAAATCCAGCCGTAATATCCTGGAGGAACCTGCCATGACTTCTGAAGAATATCAACAGGCTTTACAGAATGGAAGCGTAATAGTGGCAAAGATTGCTAAAACAGGCTGTAATATTATTGGTTTTGGTGAAATGGGAATCGGAAACACTTCCGCTTCTTCTCTGATGATGAGTCAATTGTTTGATCTTCCTATTGTAAGTTGTATTGGACGTGGCACAGGACTGAACGATGACCAGTTTCTGAATAAAATCAATATTTTATCAGCTGCCATAGAGAAATATCCGGATAGTAGAACTCCGGACGAAATTGCGCAGACTTTTGGCGGACTGGAAATGGTGCAAATGGTTGGTGCTATGGAAGAAGCTTTCCATCAGAATATGTTGATTATGGTAGACGGATTTATTGCTACCGTTGCAGTAGCCACCGCATGGAGAAAGAATCCTGATATTCTGAATAACTGTATATTCTGTCATGTAAGTGATGAGAATGCGCATCTCCAGCTTTTGGAATTATTGGGACAGAAAGCTTTACTCAACCTTAATTTACGCCTGGGAGAAGGAACGGGCTGCGCATTAGCTTATCCAATTATTCAAAGTGCCGTAAATTTCCTGAATGAAATGTCCAGTTTTGAAGATGCTCATGTTTCAAATAAAGAATAA
- a CDS encoding adenosylcobinamide-GDP ribazoletransferase has translation MKTLKNELIYFATALMFFTRIPVPFSIPYSGEIMNKSQKYFAWIGLLVGLINAGILYLSYQLFNLEIGIVLMMISSVLLTGAFHEDGFTDMCDSFGGGYGKEKILTIMKDSRVGAYGTIGIILLFALKFLSIQALGAMDLLKTLGIIVLAHTSSRFISGTMIYTHQYVTDIDVSKSKPLANKPLDGMALLVSFIGVLISFALIPDWRLILAFALAYFGKICMGWYFKKHIGGYTGDCLGAVQQVTEVLLYLGTMIVWKFI, from the coding sequence ATGAAGACCTTAAAGAATGAATTGATCTACTTTGCAACGGCTCTGATGTTCTTCACCAGAATTCCTGTTCCGTTTTCCATTCCGTATTCTGGTGAGATCATGAATAAATCCCAGAAGTATTTCGCGTGGATCGGACTTTTGGTAGGGTTGATTAATGCAGGGATTTTATATCTTTCTTATCAGCTTTTTAACCTGGAAATAGGAATCGTTCTGATGATGATTAGCAGTGTTTTGCTTACAGGAGCCTTTCATGAGGATGGCTTTACAGATATGTGTGACAGTTTTGGAGGTGGATACGGAAAGGAAAAAATTCTTACCATTATGAAAGACAGCAGAGTAGGAGCTTACGGAACCATCGGGATTATTTTATTGTTTGCTTTAAAATTTCTCAGTATTCAGGCTTTGGGAGCTATGGATCTGCTAAAGACCCTGGGAATTATCGTCCTGGCCCATACTTCAAGCCGTTTTATTTCCGGAACGATGATTTACACTCATCAGTATGTGACGGATATTGACGTAAGCAAATCAAAACCTCTGGCCAATAAACCTTTGGATGGAATGGCTCTGTTAGTAAGTTTTATCGGGGTTTTAATTTCTTTTGCTTTGATTCCGGACTGGCGCTTGATATTGGCTTTTGCATTGGCTTATTTTGGAAAGATTTGCATGGGATGGTATTTTAAAAAACATATCGGCGGTTATACCGGAGATTGTTTAGGAGCCGTACAGCAGGTTACCGAAGTTTTATTGTATTTAGGAACAATGATCGTATGGAAATTCATCTGA
- a CDS encoding histidine phosphatase family protein, with amino-acid sequence MEIHLIRHTAVDNPENLCYGFAEMPLRKDYSDDFKNLNLDNDFELVISSPAQRCSLLAEHFKFKYSTDERIREMNFGDWELKKWTEIPEEEINPWYKDFINIKASGGENLIEMQTRVISFWNELVAKDVEKVLIIAHAGVIRLILQAVLQFPLGNMFKIQIGYGKKVIIQENDGHLSIVSINV; translated from the coding sequence ATGGAAATTCATCTGATTCGTCATACTGCGGTAGATAATCCGGAAAATCTGTGTTATGGATTTGCCGAAATGCCTTTACGAAAAGATTATTCGGATGATTTTAAAAACTTAAATCTGGATAACGATTTTGAGCTGGTAATTTCAAGTCCGGCACAACGTTGCAGCCTTTTGGCTGAACATTTTAAGTTTAAATATTCAACTGATGAAAGGATTCGGGAGATGAATTTTGGAGATTGGGAATTAAAAAAATGGACAGAGATTCCTGAAGAAGAAATCAATCCCTGGTATAAAGATTTTATTAATATAAAAGCTTCAGGGGGCGAAAACCTTATTGAAATGCAGACCCGCGTTATCAGTTTTTGGAACGAATTGGTTGCTAAAGATGTTGAAAAAGTCTTGATTATTGCTCATGCAGGGGTCATCCGTCTGATTCTTCAGGCTGTACTGCAGTTCCCGCTGGGAAATATGTTCAAGATTCAGATCGGATATGGAAAGAAAGTAATTATTCAGGAAAATGATGGACATCTTTCTATTGTAAGTATAAATGTATGA
- a CDS encoding RtcB family protein gives MEFNGNHLIELGYRPAKWFKDAITYINENHLDEIQIKEYLEQFKQPELIPLQETAPEFIINIRAEHENENDNVEKVIKTMKVLMKTPTLTAGALMPDACPTGPEGQIPVGGVVVAKNAIHPGFHSADICCSVMLTDFGKVNPKDILDAAHSVTHFGYGGRPRGEQMPMSQELMDAFRENAFLNDEKLISIARSHMGTQGDGNHFLFVGISKNTGHTMMVTHHGSRAPGAALYDKGMKVANRFRQDISPETLKENAWIPYDTEEGKSYWEALQLIRTWTKENHTNIHDTVLHKIGIEKEDRYWNEHNFVFKDGDLFYHAKGATPLDDKFMPDITGPRLIPLNMAEPVLIVQGKTNERNLGFAPHGAGRNFSRSQHKRSLAHKTTEEIFKEETAGLDIRFYSNEIDISELPTAYKSAANVRAQIEEYGLCEVLDEVMPYGCIMAGDVQKNAPWKKKKKYRKA, from the coding sequence ATGGAATTTAATGGAAATCACTTAATCGAATTGGGATATAGACCTGCTAAATGGTTTAAAGATGCCATTACTTATATTAATGAAAATCATCTGGATGAAATTCAGATCAAAGAATATCTGGAACAGTTCAAACAACCTGAACTTATTCCGCTTCAAGAAACCGCTCCTGAGTTTATTATAAATATCAGAGCTGAACATGAAAATGAGAACGATAATGTAGAAAAAGTAATCAAAACGATGAAAGTGCTGATGAAAACACCTACACTAACAGCCGGAGCTTTGATGCCCGATGCCTGTCCTACAGGTCCTGAAGGTCAGATTCCTGTTGGAGGTGTAGTGGTAGCAAAAAATGCCATTCATCCAGGGTTTCATAGCGCAGATATCTGTTGTTCTGTAATGCTGACTGATTTTGGAAAGGTTAATCCTAAAGATATTCTGGATGCTGCTCATTCTGTGACCCATTTTGGATATGGAGGAAGACCAAGAGGAGAACAGATGCCAATGTCTCAGGAGCTGATGGATGCTTTCAGAGAAAATGCATTCTTAAATGATGAAAAATTAATCAGTATTGCCCGTTCTCATATGGGAACACAGGGAGACGGAAATCATTTCTTATTTGTTGGAATTTCTAAAAATACGGGACATACAATGATGGTAACTCATCACGGATCCAGAGCACCGGGAGCTGCATTATATGATAAAGGAATGAAGGTTGCCAACCGTTTCAGACAGGATATTTCTCCTGAAACATTAAAAGAAAATGCATGGATCCCTTATGATACTGAGGAAGGAAAATCTTATTGGGAAGCCCTTCAATTGATAAGAACATGGACGAAGGAAAACCATACCAATATTCACGATACTGTTTTACATAAAATAGGAATTGAGAAAGAAGACAGATATTGGAATGAACATAATTTTGTTTTCAAGGATGGTGACCTTTTCTATCATGCTAAAGGAGCAACTCCGCTGGATGATAAATTTATGCCTGATATCACAGGACCAAGACTGATTCCATTGAATATGGCAGAACCGGTATTGATCGTTCAGGGAAAAACCAATGAAAGAAACCTTGGTTTTGCCCCACACGGAGCGGGAAGAAATTTCAGCAGAAGTCAGCATAAAAGGTCTTTGGCTCATAAAACCACTGAAGAGATCTTCAAAGAGGAAACGGCAGGACTGGATATCCGATTCTATTCCAATGAAATTGATATTTCCGAATTGCCAACTGCTTATAAAAGTGCAGCGAATGTAAGAGCACAGATTGAGGAATACGGACTTTGTGAAGTATTGGATGAGGTGATGCCTTATGGATGTATCATGGCAGGTGATGTTCAGAAGAATGCACCATGGAAGAAAAAGAAGAAATATAGAAAGGCATAA
- a CDS encoding HopJ type III effector protein, with product MLLEQLKHFPETVQFNDVIAHIDANYDFTPTAFKNGNTRNEEGQNNGSCKIFGFASYHGLSKEETLPLFGEFYREDVLKNPDGTDHQNIRNFMEFGWDGLIFEGNPLTEK from the coding sequence ATGTTACTAGAACAATTAAAGCATTTTCCGGAAACCGTTCAATTCAATGATGTGATTGCTCATATAGATGCGAATTACGATTTTACACCTACAGCATTCAAAAACGGAAATACAAGAAATGAAGAAGGACAGAATAACGGATCATGTAAAATATTTGGTTTTGCATCTTACCATGGGCTGTCTAAAGAAGAAACACTTCCTCTTTTCGGAGAGTTTTATAGAGAAGATGTTCTTAAAAATCCTGATGGAACAGATCATCAGAATATCAGAAACTTCATGGAATTTGGATGGGACGGATTGATCTTTGAAGGAAATCCGCTGACAGAGAAATAG